Within the Candidatus Thermoplasmatota archaeon genome, the region TCAAAAAAGAAAAAATCTTCGGAACTGAATATGCCTGGTTCGAAGATAAAAAAATCACTATCACCGATAAAGAAAAAACCATTATCGACTGCCTTGACAAACCGCACTATAGCGGCGGCATCATCGAAGTAGCAAAAGCACTCAAAACGCAAGACTACGACACACAAAAGCTTTCTGTCTACGTACAGCAGTTAAAAAACACGGCAGTTCTCCGAAGGCTCGGTTACCTCTGTGATACATTACATATATCGATACCATTGCCAACAATACAAACAAGAAACTACGTGATGCTTGACCCAACACAACCAAAAACAACTACTACTCATAAGAAATGGAGACTTATCATAAACGAAGATATCGAGGTATTGGAATGATCCCTGAGAATGAAATCAAAGCATTCGCACGTACCTTCGAAATACCAGCGAGCACAATTGAACGAGACTACGCACAAAACTGGTTACTTGCGTTTCTTCCTACAATGGCGTTGAAGGGGGGAACCGGATTACAAAAATGCTACTTCAAAAATTATCGATTCTCTGATGATCTTGACTTCACGCTTCTCGAACCTGTACCCCTAGAAAAGATGAAAAAACAAATCAATGACACCATCAACAAAGTAAAAAACGAAGCAGGTATCAACTTCTCACAACAAATAGAAACAGAAGAAGTAGAAAACGGCTATCTCTTCGTTGTCTACTTTCGAATACTTAGAAAAACAG harbors:
- a CDS encoding type IV toxin-antitoxin system AbiEi family antitoxin, yielding MRNNLVEKLANKKTFTIEDAQKTSSINKAVLRVILSRLQKQGYIERIEKGKYMIIPLGAKKGAYTLDEFVIGSLLVTPSIVAYWSALHYHGLTEQIPRTVFLQTTARKKKQEIIIFGVTYKIVRIKKEKIFGTEYAWFEDKKITITDKEKTIIDCLDKPHYSGGIIEVAKALKTQDYDTQKLSVYVQQLKNTAVLRRLGYLCDTLHISIPLPTIQTRNYVMLDPTQPKTTTTHKKWRLIINEDIEVLE